Proteins from a single region of Gasterosteus aculeatus chromosome 20, fGasAcu3.hap1.1, whole genome shotgun sequence:
- the LOC120811134 gene encoding myelin-associated glycoprotein produces MILCLLLAAFSSPVFAGEWTANVVKELDVLIQSCAVVPCTFTHPKEYHPDSAINAIWHLKSDGKKRIYSDAQRDVLENFKGRTKLLGHLSDGNCTLEMIEIKDHDNGPFCFRIELPTGSIDKFSFVNDCVMFKMLPNPPDPILTHSTAIQGRPFTITCSVTHTCPSHVPELTWNRATTDDVVTVVHKKNRFGYWEMESILAFTPEEKDDHSEIICTAAFFGGRKSQTVSNLYVKREFFTLLI; encoded by the exons ATGATACTCTGTCTGCTTTTGGCAG CTTTTAGCAGCCCTGTGTTCGCTGGAGAGTGGACGGCAAATGTTGTAAAAGAGCTTGATGTCCTGATCCAGTCCTGTGCTGTTGTACCCTGTACATTCACCCATCCTAAAGAATACCATCCAGACTCCGCAATCAATGCGATCTGGCATCTCAAATCTGATGGGAAGAAACGCATCTATAGCGATGCTCAAAGAGATGTCTTGGAAAACTTTAAGGGACGCACAAAGCTGTTGGGACATCTGAGTGATGGCAACTGCACCTTAGAAATGATTGAAATCAAAGATCATGACAACGGCCCTTTCTGTTTCCGGATTGAACTTCCGACCGGTTCCATCGACAAATTCTCCTTTGTGAATGATTGTGTCATGTTCAAGATGCTCC CTAATCCTCCAGATCCTATTCTGACTCACTCAACAGCCATTCAAGGACGTCCCTTCACAATTACCTGCTCAGTCACCCACACCTGCCCTTCCCATGTGCCTGAACTCACATGGAATAGGGCCACTACAGATGATGTGGTCACTGTCGTCCACAAAAAAAATCGTTTCGGCTACTGGGAGATGGAATCCATCCTGGCGTTCACTCCTGAGGAGAAGGACGACCACAGCGAGATCATCTGCACGGCGGCATTCTTTGGAGGGCGAAAATCTCAAACCGTGTCGAATCTCTATGTGAAACGTGAGTTTTTCACACTGTTGATTTAG